TGGAGGGTGTTCCTCAGGGGAACACCTCCCCTTATATGGGATCAGGCAATCCACTTTATCGCCAGTGTTAAGTATTATAATGCCCTAATGCATTTTGAGTTATCCGATTTAGTTTATGCGGATAGGTATTACCCTCCGCTCCCACAGTTGTTTGCAATTCCTGGTTACATAATTTTTGGTCCTTCTGTTTCTGTGGGGGTCTTTACCTTAAATGCTATAGCCGTTGGAATCATGCTCTATGCCACTTATAAAATTTCAAAATTAATGAGGGTAAGTCCTCCCGTTCCAATATTTATGATATTAACTTCCCCAATAATACTTGATCAAGCGACAACATTCATGATGGATATAACCCTGACATCAATTGTCGTACTCACTTGGTACCGTTGGATCCTTTGTTTTTCCTCTTTTGGACATCAAAAATATTAAAAGACAGGGATAGAATAGGAAGGGGAGGAGCTCAAATGAACATTGACGTTTCGATAATCCTTCCAACCATGAATGAGGAGAAAGCGATAGGAAAGATAATCCCCCAAATCAAGGAAACCCTTGACAAAATGGGGGTATCGTATGAAATCATAGTTGTGGACAAGAGTAGCGATAGAACCCCGGAGATAGCTAAGAGTCTAGGAGCCAAGGTTATTAAACAGAAGGGAAAAGGTTATGGGGATGCATACCTGGAGGGATTCAAAGTAGCAAGGGGAAAGTACATTGTGATGCTTGATCCAGATGGTAGTTATGATCCTAGAGAGATTCCAAAATTTTTAGAAGTTCTGATGAATGAAAACGTTGATTTTGTAATTGGGAGTAGACTAAGGGGCAAAATTGAACCTGGTGCAATGCCATGGTTACATCGTTATATTGGCAACCCCATCTTAACGAAAATTCTAAACATATTGTTTAAAGTTGGAATTTCAGATGCTCATTGTGGCTTCAGAGCAATAAAGAAGGAAGCTCTCCAAAAGCTTTCTTTGAAGTGTAAAGGGATGGAATTTGCCAGCGAGATGATTATAGAAGCTGCGAAGGTGGGTCTAAAGATTAAGGAGATTCCTATAACATATCACCCAAGGATTGGGGAATCAAAACTTCATTCATTTAGAGATGGATGGAGACACTTGAGGTTAATGCTTTTGTATTCTCCTTCCCACCTTTTTCTACTTCCTGGCTCTTTATTGATGTTGGTTGGTCTAATACTCTTAGTTTATGCTTATAACACGAACCCTCTAAGGATGCACACGATGATTCTTGGGAGTCTTCTTACTATAGTTGGCTTTCAGATAATTAATTTTGGAATCTCTGGAAAGGTTTATGCGGTTAAAGAAGGACTAGATAAGCCTGATAAGGCAACTAAGTTCTTCATGAGGTATTCAATCCTTGAGGAAGGGTTGATCCTTGGGGGATTGTTGCTTTTATCTGGCTTACTCCTTGGAATAAGGATATTTCTCAGGTGGAGGGCTCTTGGTTATGGAGAGCTGTTTGAAATAAAATCTACAATATTAGTATTGACGCTCATAGCCTTGAGTGTCCAACTAATATTCTTCTCTTTCTTCATAAGCTTTCTAATGCTCAAAGAGAATTTTGAGTAGGTGTACACTTTATGACATGTATGAGCAAAGTGATGAGCGTCAGGATACTCACGATTGTCAACATATTTATTATTGATTGGATATTTCCCCCTCCTACGGATAGTAAAACAACTTCAATTGTAAGCAAGCTCAAGAGGGATAGGGATATGTTCGTTTCGTTTATCGAAAGCAGATAATTAATGAGGACATTTGCAAGAGAGAATAAGGTCATTGCTAGTCCATATCTCCAGATGTAGGGAGATATAGTGAGGTACCTTTCCCCATAGACAGTTCTTATTACGAATTCAGGAAATAGAGCATAAGTTAGAACAACCCCACCAGAGATCAAAGATGTTATCACAAGTCCCTCTACCAATATTTTAGTTGACCTCTCTCCTTTCTCGTACATCTCAGCAACCTTTGGAAATATTACTAGGCTAACTGCCCAGGGAGCAAATAGTGTTATCTTCCCTAAAACTGAAACTGCCGAGTACTCTCCAGCCTCCAATGGAGAGAGATAGTGTTTAGCTAAAATTACATCAATGTTCCACATTGTTGTATAAGCGAATATCGCTAAGAATGATATGCCACCATAACTTACAATACTTCTAAGACTGATCTCAGTGTTCTCCTTAATTTTGAGCACATCCATGAGGAAGATCAACGTTATCAAGAAAGACATGAGATACGCTAGAAATGTCCCAGAGACAGCGCCAATAATACCGAAGCCTAATAGAACTAGGGTAAGACCAAGGAGAAGTCTAAAAACTGACCATGAAAACATACTAATTCCCAGGGCTTTAAACCTTTGAAGTCCTCTTAAAACTCCCTGATAAACTGGAAGAACAAGGGCAAAAGGAATCGATGCAAAGAGAACCACCATTGGCAGAGGATCTTCAATGTTCAGAAAGCTTGATATGTATGAACTTAAAAGCACAATAGCAAAGAAAATTATTCCTCCAGCTATGACGAGATCCTTGCTCAACTTTAGGAGAAGTGTCTTTATTTTTCCATATTCTCTTCTTGTCTTACAAATTGATGTGAACTTAGTCACAGAGGTATCTATAGTTATGAAAAACACTGAGAATATGTAAAACAGAGAGAACAAACTGAATAGCTCTCCATATTCTTCGGGAGTCAGCAATCTCCCCATAAAAAGCTGATAAATGTAGTTGAAAAAATTTGAAAGTGTAACCATGATTGTCATGACAAATGTATCCCTAAGAAATTCACTTTTTAGGGACATTCAAAACCCACCTCCAGTTGAAGCCACGATTTTTATAATTTATATACCTTGCATCTACTACATCCTTAGGTGCACTAGAGTCAAAACTTCTCCCCTTTCAACCTGAGTGCGAATTCCCACGTTAAATACTCATCGGGAGGTGAGATTTAACATGGGGATTTATAATAGCATGGGCAAGGTATTGTCAAAGATATCTATGGAAGTTTAGGAGAGAATCCTCAAAGGGGAACTCGAAGTCAAGCTTGGAAATCAGTTGGAGCATTATGGGTTGGCAAATTTGCAACGCTCATGGAAACCCTTTCAAGTCGAGGAATATTTCTCAGCTGATGCCCAAGGCTTCTCTCCCATGCTCTCAGAGCGGTTTTTTAATCCCTCTAACTCTAGTCTATATTCTCGAATTTCTCAGGTGGTATCATCAACACGTTTCCAGATTGATAAACTGCCCCAGCATCCAGACGTCGTAAAGATCCATTGGTCGGGTTCTCTGAAAAAATGCCCGAACTTTCTCTGTATAGGGGATAAATTTTCTCGGCTAAAATTTCTTCAGGAGAATAAAGCAGTGACGTGAATCTTTGAGTACTTCTTAAGCTCCTCATTAGTCAGACTAATATCATCGAGAAGCGTTCTGGCCATTCTCTCCCTCTCTCCAAACAGCACCGGCTCGAAAAAGTTAACCTCAATCTTCACAACTTCACCCGTAGGCATGAAGAGGTGGAAAAAGACTATCTTTCTGTTCTCATTTCCCTCAAAATGAACAAAGTTCCGATCGTAGGTTTTCCCTTTAAAAGGCCTGAACTCCAAAAGTCACTTGACCTTAGAGCTTATCAGCTCCCTTCGCTTCGAGCGGGAGAGCTTCCCTGAAGTGGAAACGTGAAGTTTAGGTCAACGCTGAAACGGTAATAGCATAGGTAACACTCGATTAAACACGTCTCGCCCTTGAACAAGTATTGTCCTTGGAACCTCTCCTCCTCATAAAGTTCCTGCAAGATTGCATGCAGAAGCACATCTCTCTTTGTTAGTAGTGATTTTTCAATGCCGGTCTTCCTGATTATAAATCCTGTGAACTCATCACTTGGAAACAATTGCTTCAACCTCCCTTTGAACCGACTTTGGATATGCCTTGAGTATTCTACCAGCTTTTCTTTTCTAGTCTTTGCAATGTATTCCCTTACGACTGCATCTGCATTGAGACGTTTATTGTACCGCTTTAAGTAAATAAAGTCTAGTAGGGTTTTTCTAGGTCTGAATATTGGATCTCTCCACGCTTAATTACTCCAAAGCTCATCAAGGATTTCTTCAACTTGACGAACTGAACCTTCTCGCCGAGAATTGTAACCGGTTTTGGCCTTGTTATCACTGGTGTTATCAGAAAAATCCGAGAGTAGTACTCATGGGTTGCTCAGTTAAATCTCAGCGCTGTGTACAGGCCGAAGTACCACTTCAGCCTTAACTTGTTCATGGCCTTTGCGATTAAAACTTGTATTCTTCAAGTGTTCTGACGTAGTAAACTCCTCGCAGGATTCTGATGAGATAACCTCTGCTTATGTAATAGTTTACAATGTATTTAAATTGCTCCCCAAATCTCCTACAAACATCCTCCAACTCTTTCTTGGTGATTATCTCTCCTCCATATTTTGAAAGGATGAACTTGGTGATGAGCTTCATATTTAGGGTTGTCAATCAACCAACCATAGAGGATGTATGGTTTTAGAAAATAGGTTAGAATTGTATGGTAGCCCCGCCGGGATTCGAACCCGGGTCGCGGGATCCAAAGTCCCGCATGCTTGGCCGCTACACCACGGGGCTACTCCCGAAAGTTCTACTTAAATATGGGTTTTTAAATTTAATCTTCACAAAGTCTGATAAAATTTGAGCATCTCTCAAGCACAACAACATCTCACGGATATTTATGATGAGCCCCTGGACAACGTTCTCGTAACCTGCTGATTCGAAAGTTTTTAACTCCGTTCCATAGATAAAAATAAGGAACCTTTAGAAGACTCCAGGGTTCTCTTCAAGGTAGGCTCACCTTTTAACTATTTTATAAATCCCATGAATTGGATTCCATGCTTTCTAACTATTTGAGAAAATTTAAATAATTAAAGATTGTCGTTTTAATGGGTGTAACCTATGATCGGAGCAGGAGGAGTGGTCCTGGTTATACTAGGTATATTTCTATTGGTGATGCTACTGCTCAGCGTCAAGGTGATAAGGCCATACCAAAGGGGATTGGTAGAGAGGCTTGGAAAGTTCAACAGGATCCTGGAGCCAGGAATACACTTCATAATCCCCTTCATGGAAAGGGTAAGAACCGTTGACATGAGGGAGCATGTCATCGATGTCCCTCCCCAGGAGGTAATATGTAAAGACAACGTCGTTGTGACGGTAGATGCGGTCGTTTATTACCAGGTGATAGATCCGGTTAAAGCCGTTTACAACGTTAGCGATTTTCTAATGGCAATAGTCAAATTAGCTCAGACTAATTTGAGGGCAATAATTGGTGAGATGGAGCTCGACGAAACATTAAGCGGTAGGGACATTATAAACGCAAGACTTAGAGAAGAGCTCGACAAGATAACCGACCGCTGGGGAGTCAAGATAACCCGCGTTGAGATTCAGAGGATAGATCCTCCTAAGGACATACAGGAGGCCATGGCGAAGCAGATGACTGCGGAGAGGGAGAAGAGGGCCATGATTCTAATAGCAGAAGGTAAAAAGGAAGCGGCGATAAGGGAAGCTGAAGGTCAAAAGCAGGCCGCGATACTGAAAGCTGAAGGTGAGAAGCAGAGGCAGATATTGATAGCTGAGGGTCAGGCCGAAGCCATAAGGAAGGTTCTCGAGGCTTTGAAGTTGGCGGACGAAAAGTATTTGACACTTCAGTACATAGAGAAGTTACCCGAGCTGGCCAAATATGGTAACCTGATAGTCCCCTATGATACCGAGGCATTGATAGGCCTTTTAAGGATACTCCAGAAGATTAAGGAGATGCCCATCTCCCAGGAAAAAGATGAGAAGGAGTGATGTCCATGAATCCCCTCCCAATTTTCCTCTTAATTTTGGGATTGCTCATAATACTCCTGGACATGATGGTTTCAGCTTTCATAACCCCCATAGGAATTGCCTTTGTTGTTCTAGGACTACTTCAGCTCTTCAACGTCAACTTCTACGTCTCGTTCGTGCTATCCTTGATATCAGCGGTGATATCCTACGTGGCCTTCGCAAGGATAATAAAGAGGGAGACCAGGGACATGGGAAAGGGCAAGTATACCTTCGATCTTAAGGGCAAGGAAGGAAAAGTAATCAAGGTTTCAGAGGATCACTACTTGGTTGAGGTCGATGGAGATACTTGGATGGCTTACAGTGAAGAAGAGCTTAAACCCGGAGAAAAGGTAGTTGTGGAGGATGTGGACGGCTTGAAGCTGAAGGTTAGAAGGAAAACTCCTCAGAAGTGAGCTCTTCTATCACGAACTCCAATCTATCTTCTGGGGTGAATATGAAGCCACAGTTGTCGCAGATTAAAATCCCACTCTCTTCCCTAAGTGGGGAGAAGCATATGGGGCATCTGTATTCTTCCCTCTTTAGCTTCTCAAATATATCGTTGAGCATAACTAGGGTCTTTAAATCCTCTTCCCACTCCTCATAGACCATTCCCCAGTAGGGGAGCGAGATCGGGGAGTAGCCCTCCAGGATTAGGGGATTTATTCCTAAGCTTCTAATCCCCGAGGGTAGCTTTTGGGCTGGCTCTATCGAGACTACGTGTTGATCGTAGAACTCTATGTGCTCGACCCTAACGGTTATCCCCCTGGATATCTTCCCCCTTAGGGGGAATATCTGGATGAACAGCTTTTCTCCCTCGATGTCCCAGCTCGATGTAACTCCAACGTTACCCCTGATGTGGAACATCGTGAATGTTGATTCCTCATGCTCTTCAGAGGAAAAGGAGAAGTTGAGCTTTCCGAGGGCCCTCCTGATGAATTTTGGTTTGGGTATCGAGAAGTGGTCCATTAGATACTCTCCTATCCATCCGGCTAGGGCCATGGAGTAGCCAACGTATACCTGCCTCTGAACTTTAAGGTAGGCAACGCTTGGAACTAGTTTCATCATTCCTACTTCTCATCCTGGTATATACACTTTTCCCTGGGCCAAGAGATATAGGAATATCGTGTAAATAATCAACTGGATTATTGCTGTTTTTCTCCCAACCTTGCTGTTTCTGTAGAGTGAGATCGTCAAAACTACCATTACCAATATCGTTATTGGCATCACAAGTCTCACGATTGATTCATCAACCTCTATGGGCCTTATTAGAGAGGCTATGCCTATCACCATTAGTATGTCGAGGATGTTGGCCCCAATTATGTTGCCGACGCTTATGTTCGGAATTCTCTTTAGGGTTGCCGTAAGTGAGTTCGCGAACTCTGGAAGTGAGGTGCCTATTGAAACCAGGGTCACCCCTATCACGATCTCTGGAACTCCCGCGCTCCTTGCTATCTCCACTGCACTGTCAACGACGAGCTCTGCTCCGAGGATAACTATTCCCCCTGAGATGAAGAGCATCACTATATCTTTTGCCACGCTTCCTACTCTTTCTCTTTCAGCTTCTTCAAACTTCACATGTTTCCTGTAGAGATACCTAAGAAACGCGATATAAATTAGGATTAACGTTAGTCCCTCCACTCTGCTGATCTTGCCATTGCTCATCAACAGCCATGCATAGAGCGTGACTCCGAGC
The window above is part of the Pyrococcus sp. NA2 genome. Proteins encoded here:
- a CDS encoding oligosaccharide flippase family protein; this encodes MSLKSEFLRDTFVMTIMVTLSNFFNYIYQLFMGRLLTPEEYGELFSLFSLFYIFSVFFITIDTSVTKFTSICKTRREYGKIKTLLLKLSKDLVIAGGIIFFAIVLLSSYISSFLNIEDPLPMVVLFASIPFALVLPVYQGVLRGLQRFKALGISMFSWSVFRLLLGLTLVLLGFGIIGAVSGTFLAYLMSFLITLIFLMDVLKIKENTEISLRSIVSYGGISFLAIFAYTTMWNIDVILAKHYLSPLEAGEYSAVSVLGKITLFAPWAVSLVIFPKVAEMYEKGERSTKILVEGLVITSLISGGVVLTYALFPEFVIRTVYGERYLTISPYIWRYGLAMTLFSLANVLINYLLSINETNISLSLLSLLTIEVVLLSVGGGNIQSIINMLTIVSILTLITLLIHVIKCTPTQNSL
- a CDS encoding calcium/sodium antiporter: MQGVILEAIIFFIGLGLLIKGSDIFVDRATRIAKSFNISEFLIALVLASIATTLPEVTVSVISSYKGNSGIALGNAIGSALANIALILSISALIMPLKVDKIATENSLIMLGVTLYAWLLMSNGKISRVEGLTLILIYIAFLRYLYRKHVKFEEAERERVGSVAKDIVMLFISGGIVILGAELVVDSAVEIARSAGVPEIVIGVTLVSIGTSLPEFANSLTATLKRIPNISVGNIIGANILDILMVIGIASLIRPIEVDESIVRLVMPITILVMVVLTISLYRNSKVGRKTAIIQLIIYTIFLYLLAQGKVYIPG
- a CDS encoding glycosyltransferase family 2 protein, whose translation is MNIDVSIILPTMNEEKAIGKIIPQIKETLDKMGVSYEIIVVDKSSDRTPEIAKSLGAKVIKQKGKGYGDAYLEGFKVARGKYIVMLDPDGSYDPREIPKFLEVLMNENVDFVIGSRLRGKIEPGAMPWLHRYIGNPILTKILNILFKVGISDAHCGFRAIKKEALQKLSLKCKGMEFASEMIIEAAKVGLKIKEIPITYHPRIGESKLHSFRDGWRHLRLMLLYSPSHLFLLPGSLLMLVGLILLVYAYNTNPLRMHTMILGSLLTIVGFQIINFGISGKVYAVKEGLDKPDKATKFFMRYSILEEGLILGGLLLLSGLLLGIRIFLRWRALGYGELFEIKSTILVLTLIALSVQLIFFSFFISFLMLKENFE
- a CDS encoding NfeD family protein, with amino-acid sequence MNPLPIFLLILGLLIILLDMMVSAFITPIGIAFVVLGLLQLFNVNFYVSFVLSLISAVISYVAFARIIKRETRDMGKGKYTFDLKGKEGKVIKVSEDHYLVEVDGDTWMAYSEEELKPGEKVVVEDVDGLKLKVRRKTPQK
- a CDS encoding SPFH domain-containing protein, translating into MIGAGGVVLVILGIFLLVMLLLSVKVIRPYQRGLVERLGKFNRILEPGIHFIIPFMERVRTVDMREHVIDVPPQEVICKDNVVVTVDAVVYYQVIDPVKAVYNVSDFLMAIVKLAQTNLRAIIGEMELDETLSGRDIINARLREELDKITDRWGVKITRVEIQRIDPPKDIQEAMAKQMTAEREKRAMILIAEGKKEAAIREAEGQKQAAILKAEGEKQRQILIAEGQAEAIRKVLEALKLADEKYLTLQYIEKLPELAKYGNLIVPYDTEALIGLLRILQKIKEMPISQEKDEKE